One Streptomyces sp. V4I8 genomic window carries:
- a CDS encoding carbohydrate ABC transporter permease, which translates to MASTEAAGVTPTPAAPKSRKSVTGTRRMVAALFLLPALVLLGALVVYPIGYSVIRSFYDQSGDGFAGFDNYEALFTDDGIRTALKNNVIWVVFAPTVATALGLIFAVLTERVRWGTAFKLVVFMPMAISMLAAGIIFRLVYDQDPDKGVANAVWVGVHDTFAQASAFPKAHPGRESPLEAAPGGGFITKATVSAGTPVSLPLVGVAPDQMPDDAERAVEAKADPSGITGTTWQDFTRGKGVGTLGGVDASELGYAGMKIEAVKDGEVVASAMAADDGTFTLPAAAEGAQLRLPPDNFKEPYNGVDWLGPSLVTPAIIGSYIWMWAGFAMVLIAAGLAGIPRDLLEAARVDGANEWQVFRRVTVPLLAPVLAVVTVTLMINVLKVFDLVFIIAPGSSQDDANVLALELYRKGFSEDQPGIASAIAVFLLLLVIPVMWFNIRRLRREVRR; encoded by the coding sequence ATGGCGTCGACGGAAGCGGCAGGGGTCACTCCGACCCCTGCCGCACCCAAGTCGCGCAAGAGTGTGACCGGCACCCGCAGGATGGTGGCAGCGCTGTTCCTGCTGCCCGCCCTCGTGCTGCTCGGCGCGCTCGTGGTCTACCCGATCGGGTACTCGGTCATCCGGAGTTTCTACGACCAGTCCGGCGACGGCTTCGCCGGGTTCGACAACTACGAGGCGCTCTTCACCGACGACGGCATCCGCACCGCCCTGAAGAACAACGTCATCTGGGTGGTGTTCGCCCCGACGGTCGCCACCGCGCTCGGGCTGATCTTCGCGGTGCTGACCGAGCGGGTGCGCTGGGGTACGGCGTTCAAACTGGTCGTCTTCATGCCGATGGCGATCTCGATGCTGGCGGCGGGCATCATCTTCCGGCTCGTCTACGACCAGGACCCGGACAAGGGCGTCGCGAACGCGGTGTGGGTGGGCGTCCACGACACCTTCGCGCAGGCGTCGGCGTTCCCGAAGGCCCACCCGGGCCGGGAGTCGCCGCTCGAAGCGGCGCCGGGCGGCGGCTTCATCACCAAGGCCACCGTCAGCGCCGGCACTCCGGTCTCCCTGCCGCTCGTCGGCGTCGCCCCCGACCAGATGCCGGACGACGCCGAGAGGGCCGTGGAGGCGAAGGCCGATCCGTCCGGGATCACCGGCACCACCTGGCAGGACTTCACGCGCGGCAAGGGCGTCGGCACGCTCGGCGGGGTCGACGCGTCGGAGCTGGGCTATGCCGGGATGAAGATCGAGGCCGTCAAGGACGGCGAGGTCGTGGCCAGCGCGATGGCGGCCGACGACGGCACGTTCACGCTGCCGGCCGCCGCCGAGGGAGCCCAACTCCGGTTGCCGCCGGACAACTTCAAGGAGCCGTACAACGGTGTGGACTGGCTCGGCCCGTCCCTCGTCACGCCGGCCATCATCGGGTCGTACATCTGGATGTGGGCCGGGTTCGCGATGGTGCTGATCGCCGCCGGGCTCGCGGGTATCCCGCGCGATCTGCTGGAGGCGGCCCGCGTCGACGGCGCCAACGAGTGGCAGGTGTTCCGCCGGGTCACGGTGCCGCTGCTGGCGCCCGTCCTCGCGGTCGTCACCGTCACCCTGATGATCAACGTCCTGAAGGTCTTCGACCTGGTCTTCATCATCGCCCCGGGCTCCTCCCAGGACGACGCGAACGTCCTCGCCCTGGAGCTGTACCGCAAGGGCTTCTCCGAGGACCAGCCGGGCATCGCCAGCGCGATCGCGGTGTTCCTGCTGCTCTTGGTGATTCCCGTGATGTGGTTCAACATCCGTCGGCTCAGGCGGGAGGTCCGGCGATGA
- a CDS encoding carbohydrate ABC transporter permease, which translates to MSADAGGLTKGAPEPLPDVKGEQSLGARLAAFVSGGLVRVFLILVGLFWLVPTIGLLVSSLRPPEEMTASGWWEVFSKPSQLTFESYDKLLSNPDITDSILNTVLITVPATLLVVIIGSLAGYAFAWMEFPGRDWWFLGVVGLLVVPVQVALIPIAELFGNIGIFGSLIGVILFHVGFGLPFAVFLLRNFFAEIPRELLEAARLDGAGELRLFFRVVMPLGGPAIAALGIFQFLWVWNDMLVALIFTDSGSQPITVALQTQVRQFGNNIDVLAPGAFISMVIPLVVFFAFQRQFVSGVMAGAVK; encoded by the coding sequence ATGAGCGCGGACGCGGGCGGGCTCACCAAGGGGGCGCCCGAGCCGCTCCCGGACGTCAAGGGCGAGCAGTCCCTCGGCGCGAGGCTCGCCGCCTTCGTCAGCGGCGGGCTGGTGCGGGTGTTTCTCATCCTCGTCGGCCTGTTCTGGCTGGTCCCGACGATCGGGCTGCTGGTGTCCTCCCTCCGGCCGCCGGAGGAGATGACCGCGAGCGGCTGGTGGGAGGTCTTCAGCAAGCCCTCCCAACTCACCTTCGAGAGCTACGACAAGCTGCTGAGCAACCCGGACATCACCGACTCGATCCTCAACACCGTGCTGATCACGGTCCCGGCGACGCTCCTGGTCGTCATCATCGGCTCGCTGGCGGGCTACGCGTTCGCGTGGATGGAGTTCCCGGGCCGCGACTGGTGGTTCCTGGGCGTGGTCGGCCTGCTGGTCGTGCCGGTGCAGGTGGCGCTGATCCCGATCGCCGAACTGTTCGGCAACATCGGCATCTTCGGTTCCCTGATCGGCGTGATCCTCTTCCACGTCGGCTTCGGACTGCCCTTCGCGGTGTTCCTGCTGCGGAACTTCTTCGCGGAGATCCCGCGGGAGCTGCTGGAGGCGGCCCGGCTGGACGGCGCCGGTGAACTGCGTCTGTTCTTCCGTGTCGTGATGCCGCTGGGCGGTCCGGCGATCGCCGCGCTCGGCATCTTCCAGTTCCTGTGGGTGTGGAACGACATGCTGGTCGCGCTGATCTTCACGGACTCGGGAAGCCAGCCGATCACGGTCGCGCTGCAGACACAGGTCCGGCAGTTCGGCAACAACATCGACGTCCTGGCACCCGGGGCGTTCATCTCCATGGTGATCCCGCTGGTCGTGTTCTTCGCGTTCCAGCGGCAGTTCGTGTCCGGCGTGATGGCGGGCGCGGTCAAGTAG
- a CDS encoding CDP-glycerol glycerophosphotransferase family protein: MPRFSVIVPAYKVQAYLHECLESVLSQSYPDLELIAVDDCSPDACGAIIDEFAARDQRVRAVHLAENQGLGPARNAGVAEATGDYLIFLDSDDTLTPDSLHAIADRLKETGEPDVLVYDYARTFWTGETIRNQVAALLTEEGPAPFRLADRPGLLRLLMVAWNKAYRREFVEAEGFTFPPGYYEDTPWTYPVLMAAESIATLDRVCVHYRQRRRGAILGTVSPRHFDIFEQYDRVFAYVDQNPELARWRPVLFRRMVDHLVVVFARRDRLPRRSRAAFLRKARTHYRRYRSPGATVPPRSRAHHTLIRLGLHRTYRALQLAFALARRTAKVGGRLLKGLRSAALRLHYRIQRSLPLRADRAVFAAHGVRGRQGCGPGALEQAFRTHAPHIRTAWVAETEQHPSDAPDPSGTRRLRPGTAAYWTALARSKYLVHNAGFDRRLVKRAGQVFVQTRQGTPLKHMGLDLRERPAATAEGDVDEFLDNVDKWDYVLSANRHSTLTWERVHPGSYKTLEYGSPRNDVFQQATSADVARIREQLGIPEDAVVILYAPTHRDYRRTQRTTLDLPRVLRRLGPGYVVLARAHPRHGGPLVDVPLPGRLIDVTDHPGVESLCLASDALVTDYSSLMFDYANLDRPIVIHSDDAEAYEAARGTYFDLRSFPPGAVARSEDELIDIFATGHWRGSRSHQLRSAFRERFCPHDDGRAAERVVRHVVLGESDLPPVTPLDKRHPVPSAPLGGRS; the protein is encoded by the coding sequence TTGCCCAGGTTCAGTGTCATTGTCCCCGCGTACAAGGTTCAGGCGTACCTGCACGAGTGCCTGGAATCGGTGCTCTCGCAGTCGTATCCCGATCTCGAACTGATCGCCGTCGACGACTGCTCGCCGGACGCGTGCGGGGCGATCATCGACGAGTTCGCCGCCCGCGACCAGCGGGTACGTGCCGTGCACCTCGCCGAGAACCAGGGCCTGGGGCCGGCTCGCAACGCCGGTGTCGCGGAGGCCACCGGCGACTACCTGATCTTCCTGGACAGCGACGACACCCTCACCCCCGACTCCCTGCACGCGATCGCCGACCGGCTGAAGGAGACCGGTGAGCCGGACGTCCTGGTCTACGACTACGCGCGGACCTTCTGGACCGGCGAGACGATCCGCAACCAGGTCGCGGCCCTGCTCACCGAGGAGGGCCCGGCGCCGTTCCGGCTGGCGGACCGGCCGGGGCTGCTGCGGCTGCTGATGGTCGCCTGGAACAAGGCGTACCGCCGGGAGTTCGTCGAGGCGGAGGGCTTCACCTTCCCGCCCGGCTACTACGAGGACACGCCCTGGACGTACCCGGTCCTGATGGCGGCGGAGTCCATCGCGACCCTGGACCGGGTGTGCGTGCACTACCGGCAGCGGCGCCGGGGCGCCATCCTCGGCACGGTCAGCCCGCGGCACTTCGACATCTTCGAGCAGTACGACCGTGTCTTCGCGTACGTCGACCAGAACCCCGAACTCGCCCGGTGGCGCCCGGTGTTGTTCCGCCGCATGGTCGACCATCTGGTGGTGGTGTTCGCCCGCCGGGACCGCCTCCCGCGCCGCAGCCGCGCCGCGTTCCTGCGCAAGGCACGCACCCACTACCGCCGTTACCGCTCCCCCGGCGCCACCGTCCCCCCGCGCAGCCGCGCCCACCACACCCTGATCCGCCTGGGCCTGCACCGCACGTACCGCGCCCTGCAGCTGGCGTTCGCCCTGGCCCGCCGTACCGCGAAGGTCGGCGGCCGGCTGCTGAAGGGCCTCCGTTCCGCCGCCCTGCGCCTGCACTACCGCATCCAGCGCAGCCTCCCCCTGCGCGCCGACCGCGCCGTCTTCGCCGCCCACGGCGTCCGCGGCCGCCAGGGCTGCGGTCCGGGCGCCCTTGAGCAGGCGTTCCGCACGCACGCGCCGCACATCCGCACGGCCTGGGTCGCCGAGACCGAGCAGCACCCCTCCGACGCCCCCGACCCGTCCGGCACGCGCCGCCTGCGCCCCGGCACGGCCGCCTACTGGACGGCCCTGGCCCGCTCCAAGTACCTCGTCCACAACGCCGGCTTCGACCGCCGCCTGGTCAAGCGCGCCGGGCAGGTCTTCGTCCAGACCCGGCAGGGCACCCCGCTCAAGCACATGGGCCTCGACCTGCGCGAACGCCCGGCGGCCACGGCCGAGGGGGACGTCGACGAGTTCCTCGACAACGTCGACAAGTGGGACTACGTCCTGTCCGCGAACCGCCACTCCACCCTGACCTGGGAGCGCGTTCACCCGGGTTCCTACAAGACCCTCGAATACGGCAGCCCGCGCAACGACGTCTTCCAGCAGGCGACATCGGCGGACGTGGCCCGGATCCGCGAGCAGCTCGGCATCCCCGAGGACGCGGTCGTGATCCTCTACGCCCCCACCCACCGCGACTACCGCCGCACCCAGCGCACCACCCTGGACCTGCCACGCGTCCTGCGCCGCCTGGGCCCCGGTTACGTCGTCCTGGCCCGCGCCCACCCCCGCCACGGCGGCCCCCTCGTCGACGTCCCCCTGCCCGGCCGGCTCATCGACGTCACCGACCATCCCGGCGTCGAGTCGCTGTGCCTCGCCTCGGACGCCCTGGTCACCGACTACTCGTCCCTCATGTTCGACTACGCCAACCTCGACCGGCCGATCGTCATCCACAGCGATGACGCCGAGGCGTACGAGGCCGCCCGTGGCACCTACTTCGACCTGCGCTCCTTCCCGCCCGGCGCGGTGGCGCGCAGCGAGGACGAGCTGATCGACATCTTCGCCACCGGCCACTGGCGGGGCTCGCGCTCCCACCAGCTGCGGTCGGCGTTCCGCGAGCGCTTCTGCCCGCACGACGACGGACGCGCCGCCGAGCGGGTCGTACGGCATGTGGTGCTGGGCGAGAGCGACCTCCCGCCCGTGACGCCGCTGGACAAGCGCCACCCCGTGCCGAGCGCTCCGCTGGGGGGACGGTCGTGA
- a CDS encoding CDP-glycerol glycerophosphotransferase family protein, which yields MPRFSIIVPSHGVAGRLSQALDSVLGQSFGDFELIPVCDGPDSPAADVAVGYAERDCRVAPVHSPPADGLAGARNTGSRAALGEWLLFLDGDDVLVPGALAALDARLRETGDVDVLYFEHERTPWWVGEPTNPAALLLARAPGGVFAPGEAAELTGVQLPAWSAAYRRTFLVDRQLTFPDGHFTDVGFGGLVVLSAERMAVLRQVVVRHLLRRQGNRLNLPGEHHFELLDQVELVLARAAEQGLSGQRLGPLFEQLFAAVLKTAAHARRLPRRRRAFFRRASGLYRRHRPAGARVPGGSLGVQHRLLARGAYAAFRALRGVNQVAAKAASGLPRPRGLRTRLRYRWQLRRRLDQNLAVYCAYWGRGYACNPAAIHAKARELAPHLRSVFLVEPDAVDSVPKDVEYAVIGSRRYWDVLARAKYLINNANFADAVVKREGSVHLSTQHGTPLKKMGADQATYPVVAAATGSFAKLLARVDRWDYNLTSNRHSTEMWESAFPAAHETLEYGYPRNDAYYTATAADVARIRRELGVPEGKKALLYAPTHRDHATGFETSLDLDALCEEIGEEYVVLLRAHYFYDQGAARGSGRIIDVTGHRSAEDVCLAADALITDYSSIMFDYANLDRPIVVYADDWDVYRELRGVYFDLMEAPPGRVAHTPEELAAVFRDGSWADGEAAALRAAFRERFCQFDDGQAAERVVRRVLLGEPPEAIPAVIPLAERIPAPAATTS from the coding sequence ATGCCCCGCTTCAGCATCATCGTCCCTTCCCATGGAGTCGCGGGCCGGCTGTCCCAGGCGCTGGACTCGGTCCTCGGCCAGTCCTTCGGCGACTTCGAGCTGATCCCGGTCTGCGACGGCCCGGACTCCCCAGCGGCGGACGTGGCCGTCGGGTACGCCGAGCGGGACTGCCGGGTGGCGCCCGTGCACTCGCCGCCGGCGGACGGTCTGGCGGGGGCGCGCAACACCGGGTCGCGGGCGGCGCTGGGCGAGTGGCTGCTGTTCCTGGACGGCGACGACGTGCTGGTACCGGGCGCGCTGGCGGCGCTGGACGCCCGGCTGCGCGAGACGGGGGACGTGGATGTCCTGTACTTCGAGCACGAGCGGACCCCGTGGTGGGTGGGTGAGCCGACCAACCCGGCCGCGCTGCTGCTGGCGCGGGCCCCGGGCGGGGTCTTCGCGCCGGGCGAGGCCGCCGAGTTGACGGGCGTCCAGCTCCCGGCGTGGAGTGCGGCCTATCGGCGGACGTTCCTCGTCGATCGGCAACTCACCTTCCCCGACGGCCACTTCACCGACGTCGGCTTCGGCGGTCTGGTGGTGTTGAGCGCCGAGCGCATGGCGGTGCTGCGTCAGGTCGTCGTACGGCATCTGCTGCGGCGGCAGGGCAACCGGCTGAACCTGCCCGGGGAGCACCACTTCGAGCTGCTCGACCAGGTCGAGCTGGTGCTCGCGCGGGCCGCCGAGCAGGGGCTGTCCGGGCAACGGCTCGGGCCGTTGTTCGAGCAGCTCTTCGCCGCCGTACTGAAGACGGCGGCCCATGCTCGGCGGCTGCCGCGCCGGCGCCGTGCCTTCTTCCGGCGGGCGAGCGGGCTCTACCGACGGCACCGGCCCGCCGGGGCCCGGGTGCCGGGCGGCAGTCTCGGTGTGCAGCACCGGCTGCTGGCAAGGGGGGCGTACGCGGCGTTCCGGGCGCTGCGCGGCGTCAACCAGGTGGCGGCGAAGGCCGCTTCGGGCCTTCCGCGCCCGCGCGGGCTGCGCACGCGGCTGCGCTACCGGTGGCAGCTGCGCCGTCGGCTGGACCAGAACCTCGCCGTGTACTGCGCGTACTGGGGCCGCGGCTACGCCTGCAACCCGGCCGCGATCCATGCCAAGGCGCGGGAGCTCGCCCCGCATCTGCGCTCGGTTTTCCTGGTCGAGCCGGACGCGGTGGACAGCGTGCCGAAGGACGTGGAGTACGCGGTCATCGGCAGCCGTCGGTACTGGGACGTGCTCGCCCGCGCCAAGTACCTGATCAACAACGCCAACTTCGCGGACGCCGTGGTCAAGCGCGAGGGCAGTGTCCATCTGTCGACCCAGCACGGCACCCCGCTGAAGAAGATGGGCGCCGACCAGGCGACCTACCCGGTGGTGGCCGCGGCGACCGGCAGCTTCGCCAAGCTGCTGGCCCGCGTGGACCGCTGGGACTACAACCTCACCTCCAACCGGCACTCCACGGAGATGTGGGAGAGCGCCTTCCCCGCCGCGCACGAGACCCTCGAATACGGCTATCCGCGCAACGACGCCTACTACACGGCGACCGCCGCCGACGTCGCCCGCATCCGCCGCGAACTCGGCGTCCCCGAGGGCAAGAAGGCCCTGCTTTACGCGCCCACACACCGCGACCACGCCACCGGCTTCGAGACGAGCCTCGACCTCGACGCGCTGTGCGAGGAGATCGGCGAGGAGTACGTCGTGCTGCTGCGTGCCCACTACTTCTACGACCAGGGCGCGGCGCGCGGCAGCGGCCGGATCATCGACGTCACCGGGCACCGCTCCGCCGAGGACGTGTGCCTGGCCGCCGACGCGCTGATCACCGACTACTCGTCCATCATGTTCGACTACGCCAATCTGGACCGGCCGATCGTCGTGTACGCGGACGACTGGGACGTCTACCGGGAGCTGCGGGGCGTCTACTTCGACCTGATGGAGGCCCCGCCTGGGCGGGTCGCGCACACGCCGGAGGAACTGGCGGCGGTGTTCCGTGACGGCTCGTGGGCGGACGGGGAGGCCGCGGCGCTGCGTGCCGCGTTCCGGGAGCGCTTCTGCCAGTTCGACGACGGGCAGGCCGCCGAGCGGGTCGTACGCCGGGTGCTGCTGGGCGAGCCGCCCGAGGCGATCCCGGCGGTGATCCCGCTCGCCGAGCGCATCCCGGCCCCAGCCGCGACGACCTCGTAA
- a CDS encoding CDP-glycerol glycerophosphotransferase family protein — protein sequence MPRFSIIVPVFKVQGFLRECLDSVLGQSYTDFEVIAVDDRSPDGCPAILDGYAERDARVRVLHLPENVGLGRARNAGLEEASGDYVLFLDSDDHYTPGLLAAVAARLEESDDPDILVFDHVRTHWWGRGGRSTAADLLAAAGTETFGVRENPEYLHLFLVAWNKAYRRDFFLKHELRYAPGLYEDAPVTYRSMVLADRIACLERIGVEYRQRRQGAITKTPGRRHFDIFPQYEGLFAFLEERPDLAWARPLLFERALDHMLFVLAREDRVRPADRPDFYREIRSFHARHVPDGFTPPDGWRGREMRLLATASYPSYAVARGLREVRKVAGAGKRRVTRAASERAQQAWYGARSRLPLDPDLAVYSAFSHRGVLGDPAAIHAKAREIAPHIEGVWVVREDAVDALPPGIDCVTPGSRRYHEVMARATYWVNNVNWPGTLAKRPGSVHLQTHQGTPLKYMAADLLAKPGARHGFDVPKMLWRADRWDYSLVANRHSELVWERAYPCHFTSLRTGSPRNDVLVNADAAATEAARARLRVPAGQTVVLYAPTRREYRRGGHVDRIDLARFAQDLGTDHTLVVRLHPSLANGTARGMGLADLHRRGVLIDATDEPHVEDVLLAADVLVTDYSALMFDYANLDRPIVIHADDWGAYAASRGAYFDITADAPGHVSCSYRELAWLFASGTWRDGESARLRAGFRERFCEFDDGLAAERVVRTLMLGERMTERSAGVERVPAPAGPRAHSMR from the coding sequence GTGCCCCGCTTCAGCATCATCGTCCCCGTCTTCAAGGTGCAGGGCTTCCTGCGGGAGTGCCTGGACTCGGTGCTCGGGCAGTCGTACACCGACTTCGAGGTGATCGCCGTCGACGACCGCTCGCCCGACGGCTGTCCCGCCATCCTGGACGGCTACGCCGAGCGCGACGCACGCGTGCGCGTGCTGCACCTGCCGGAGAACGTGGGCCTCGGCCGGGCCCGCAACGCCGGTCTGGAGGAGGCGAGCGGCGACTACGTCCTGTTCCTCGACAGCGACGACCACTACACGCCGGGTCTGCTCGCGGCCGTGGCCGCACGACTGGAGGAGAGCGACGACCCGGACATCCTGGTCTTCGACCATGTGCGCACGCACTGGTGGGGGCGCGGTGGCCGCAGTACGGCGGCGGACCTGCTGGCCGCGGCCGGTACGGAGACCTTCGGCGTCCGCGAGAACCCCGAGTATCTGCATCTGTTCCTGGTCGCCTGGAACAAGGCGTACCGGCGGGACTTCTTCCTGAAGCATGAACTGCGCTACGCGCCGGGCCTGTACGAGGACGCGCCCGTCACCTACCGCTCGATGGTGCTGGCCGACCGCATCGCCTGTCTGGAGCGGATCGGGGTCGAGTACCGGCAGCGCCGACAGGGCGCGATCACCAAGACGCCGGGGCGGCGGCACTTCGACATCTTCCCGCAGTACGAGGGCCTGTTCGCGTTCCTCGAAGAGCGCCCGGACCTTGCGTGGGCGCGACCCCTGCTGTTCGAACGGGCCCTGGATCACATGCTGTTCGTGCTCGCGCGCGAGGACCGGGTGCGGCCCGCGGACCGGCCGGACTTCTACCGCGAGATCCGTTCCTTCCACGCCCGCCACGTCCCGGACGGCTTCACCCCGCCCGACGGGTGGCGCGGCCGGGAGATGCGGCTGCTGGCGACGGCGTCCTACCCGTCGTACGCCGTGGCCCGCGGTCTGCGCGAGGTGCGCAAGGTGGCGGGGGCCGGCAAGCGGCGGGTGACACGGGCGGCGTCCGAGCGGGCCCAACAGGCCTGGTACGGAGCCCGGTCGAGGCTTCCGCTCGATCCGGACCTGGCCGTCTACTCGGCGTTCTCGCATCGCGGGGTGCTGGGTGATCCGGCGGCCATCCACGCCAAGGCCCGTGAGATCGCCCCGCACATCGAGGGTGTGTGGGTGGTCCGGGAGGACGCGGTGGACGCGCTGCCGCCCGGCATCGACTGCGTGACGCCCGGCTCGCGGCGCTACCACGAGGTCATGGCGCGGGCCACGTACTGGGTGAACAACGTCAACTGGCCCGGCACCCTGGCCAAGCGCCCCGGCAGCGTCCACCTCCAGACCCACCAGGGCACCCCGCTCAAGTACATGGCGGCCGACCTGCTGGCCAAGCCCGGCGCCCGGCACGGCTTCGACGTGCCGAAGATGCTGTGGCGGGCCGACCGCTGGGACTACAGCCTGGTGGCCAACCGGCACTCGGAGCTGGTGTGGGAGCGCGCGTACCCGTGTCACTTCACGTCGCTCAGGACGGGAAGCCCCCGCAACGACGTGCTGGTCAACGCGGACGCGGCGGCCACGGAGGCGGCCCGTGCGCGGCTCCGCGTCCCCGCCGGGCAGACCGTCGTGCTGTACGCGCCGACCCGCCGGGAGTACCGCCGGGGCGGCCATGTCGACCGGATCGACCTGGCCCGGTTCGCCCAGGACCTGGGCACGGACCACACGCTCGTCGTACGGCTGCACCCGTCGCTGGCGAACGGCACGGCACGCGGGATGGGCCTGGCCGATCTGCACCGGCGGGGCGTGCTGATCGACGCGACGGACGAACCGCACGTGGAGGATGTGCTGCTCGCCGCCGATGTCCTGGTCACCGACTACTCCGCCCTGATGTTCGACTACGCCAACCTGGACCGGCCGATCGTGATCCACGCCGACGACTGGGGTGCGTACGCGGCGAGCCGGGGCGCCTACTTCGACATCACGGCCGACGCGCCGGGCCATGTGTCGTGCTCCTACCGGGAGTTGGCGTGGCTGTTCGCGTCCGGGACATGGCGGGACGGGGAGTCGGCGCGGTTGCGGGCCGGGTTCCGGGAGCGGTTCTGCGAGTTCGACGACGGGCTGGCCGCGGAACGGGTCGTGCGGACGCTGATGCTGGGTGAGCGGATGACGGAGCGGTCGGCCGGGGTGGAGCGGGTGCCGGCTCCGGCGGGACCGCGGGCTCACTCGATGAGGTGA